One stretch of Holophagaceae bacterium DNA includes these proteins:
- a CDS encoding ATP synthase F0 subunit B — MKRSRLPLWMITGALISILALAPNALLAQAHTAPPAAGQSHESKETEQHGPAPGHGADEQGAAAHEVDPAHEGSAVHKGEHHGPAVKLFGMELGAGAQYAIKVINFLIFAAGLVFLTKGALSSAFKARAKELEDRLNQAEKDKAEGEAQVSELEAKMAGLQAELSGILQKAEADSEAEKQRILEGARAEAAAILAQTRTDIDNQRKAAEAELRALVAGLATEGAAKKLKAQLQGANASSTLDRAIEQISHAGGLQ; from the coding sequence ATGAAGCGATCCCGTCTCCCTCTCTGGATGATCACCGGCGCGCTGATCTCGATTCTGGCGCTCGCCCCGAACGCTCTGCTGGCCCAGGCGCACACGGCTCCTCCTGCGGCGGGTCAATCCCATGAATCCAAGGAAACCGAGCAGCACGGCCCGGCTCCTGGCCACGGCGCCGATGAGCAGGGCGCCGCGGCGCATGAGGTTGACCCGGCCCATGAAGGATCTGCAGTCCACAAAGGCGAACACCACGGCCCGGCCGTCAAGCTGTTCGGCATGGAACTCGGGGCCGGAGCGCAATACGCCATCAAGGTCATCAATTTCCTGATTTTCGCGGCCGGATTGGTCTTCCTCACCAAGGGCGCCCTGAGCTCGGCGTTCAAGGCGCGGGCCAAGGAGCTGGAAGACCGCCTCAACCAGGCCGAAAAGGACAAAGCCGAGGGCGAGGCGCAGGTCAGCGAGCTGGAAGCCAAGATGGCGGGGCTCCAGGCAGAGCTCAGCGGCATCCTCCAGAAGGCCGAAGCGGATTCCGAAGCCGAGAAGCAGCGCATCCTGGAAGGCGCCCGGGCCGAAGCCGCGGCCATTCTCGCGCAGACCCGCACCGATATCGACAACCAGCGGAAGGCCGCCGAGGCCGAGCTGCGGGCCCTGGTGGCTGGGCTGGCCACCGAAGGCGCCGCCAAGAAATTGAAAGCCCAGCTTCAGGGCGCCAATGCATCGTCCACCTTGGATCGCGCCATCGAGCAGATCAGCCATGCCGGGGGCCTCCAGTGA
- a CDS encoding F0F1 ATP synthase subunit alpha yields MDIRAEEISRIIRGQIQGFDAHVDVAEVGTVISVGDGIARAYGLEKAMAGELLELSSGKESVMGLAFNLEEDNVGIIILGESAIIKEGDTVKRTGKIMSVPVGPAFVGRVVNALGQPIDGKGPIQASTTNPIERIAPGIVDRKSVHEPMQTGLKAIDSLIPIGRGQRELIIGDRQTGKTAVAIDTIINQRDTGVICIYVAIGQKRSTVAQVVKTLEQYDAMKHTIVVSATASEPAPLLFLAPMTGAALGEYFMHHGQDGKPADKDNPGGHVLCIYDDLSKQAAAYREISLLVRRPPGREAYPGDVFYLHSRLLERACKLSDERGAGSLTALPVIETQAGDVSAYIPTNVISITDGQIFLEGDLFNAGVRPAVNVGISVSRVGGAAQVKAMKSVAGTIKLDLAQYRELAAFAQFGSDLDKATQAQLNRGVRLVEILKQGQYQPMPVEKQVASIWMATMGYVDDVPVAKVRAFEKEFVEFLEVSAPEVLRGIKETSVLSDDAKASLKANIAAFKEGFMADLNAPAGA; encoded by the coding sequence ATGGACATTCGCGCGGAAGAGATTTCCCGCATCATTCGCGGCCAGATCCAGGGCTTTGACGCCCATGTGGACGTGGCCGAGGTCGGCACGGTCATCAGCGTCGGCGACGGCATCGCCCGCGCCTACGGGCTTGAGAAGGCCATGGCCGGCGAACTGCTGGAGCTGAGCTCCGGCAAGGAGTCGGTGATGGGCCTGGCCTTCAACCTGGAAGAGGACAACGTCGGCATCATCATCCTGGGCGAATCCGCGATCATCAAGGAAGGCGACACGGTCAAGCGCACCGGCAAGATCATGTCTGTGCCGGTCGGTCCGGCCTTCGTAGGCCGCGTGGTGAATGCGCTGGGCCAGCCCATCGACGGGAAAGGCCCCATCCAGGCCTCCACCACCAACCCCATCGAGCGCATCGCCCCAGGCATTGTGGACCGCAAGAGCGTGCATGAACCCATGCAGACGGGCCTCAAGGCCATCGACTCCCTGATCCCCATCGGGCGCGGCCAGCGCGAGCTCATCATCGGCGACCGCCAGACCGGCAAGACCGCGGTGGCCATCGATACGATCATCAACCAGCGCGACACCGGCGTCATCTGCATCTACGTCGCCATCGGCCAGAAGCGCTCCACCGTGGCCCAGGTCGTGAAGACCCTGGAGCAGTACGACGCCATGAAGCACACCATCGTGGTCTCGGCGACCGCGTCGGAACCCGCGCCGCTGCTCTTCCTCGCTCCCATGACCGGCGCGGCCCTGGGCGAATACTTCATGCACCACGGCCAGGACGGCAAGCCTGCGGACAAGGACAACCCGGGCGGGCACGTGCTCTGCATCTACGACGACCTTTCCAAGCAGGCCGCGGCCTACCGCGAAATCTCCCTGCTGGTGCGCCGCCCTCCGGGACGCGAGGCCTACCCGGGCGACGTGTTCTACCTCCACTCCCGCCTGCTGGAACGCGCCTGCAAGCTCAGCGACGAGCGCGGCGCGGGCTCGCTGACGGCCCTGCCGGTCATCGAGACCCAGGCCGGCGACGTGTCTGCCTACATCCCCACCAACGTCATCTCCATCACCGACGGCCAGATCTTCCTGGAAGGCGACCTGTTCAACGCCGGCGTCCGGCCGGCCGTGAACGTGGGCATCTCCGTGAGCCGCGTGGGCGGCGCCGCCCAGGTCAAGGCCATGAAGTCCGTGGCCGGCACCATCAAGCTGGACCTCGCCCAGTACCGCGAGCTGGCGGCCTTCGCGCAGTTCGGCTCGGACCTCGACAAGGCCACCCAGGCCCAGTTGAACCGAGGCGTCCGCCTGGTGGAAATCCTCAAGCAGGGCCAGTACCAGCCCATGCCTGTGGAGAAGCAGGTGGCTTCCATCTGGATGGCCACCATGGGGTATGTGGACGACGTGCCGGTCGCCAAGGTCCGCGCTTTTGAGAAGGAATTCGTGGAATTCCTGGAAGTCAGCGCGCCTGAGGTATTGCGGGGCATCAAGGAAACCAGCGTCCTTTCCGATGATGCGAAGGCTTCCCTCAAGGCCAACATCGCCGCGTTCAAGGAAGGCTTCATGGCCGACCTGAACGCGCCAGCCGGAGCCTAA
- a CDS encoding 3',5'-cyclic-nucleotide phosphodiesterase, which produces MQLRIMGCSGGEAEGERLTGLLINGTVAIDAGSITQALSVAEQIHIRHIFISHSHLDHICTLPFFTKNVFGHTTGPVEIHALPETLDALRRHLFNDELWPDFSVIPTADNPTIRYTEVEPEKVYKVEGLSITPIRVNHLVPCVGYKVEDGHSAFIFTSDTAPTDRIYEIANKTRNLKLFITEASFPNEQDWLAEASKHMTPRMLGEELKKLKTDVPVGIYHLTPGDKPVMLPQILAIPDKRIRMLEQNAVFNF; this is translated from the coding sequence ATGCAGCTGCGCATCATGGGTTGTTCCGGCGGCGAAGCCGAGGGGGAGCGTCTGACGGGGCTCCTCATCAACGGCACCGTGGCCATCGACGCCGGTTCCATCACCCAGGCGCTGTCGGTGGCGGAGCAGATCCACATCCGCCACATCTTCATCAGCCATTCCCACCTGGACCACATCTGCACCCTCCCCTTCTTCACGAAGAACGTCTTCGGCCACACCACGGGGCCCGTGGAAATCCATGCTCTGCCCGAGACCCTGGATGCGCTGCGACGCCACCTCTTCAATGACGAGCTGTGGCCCGACTTCAGCGTGATACCGACCGCGGACAACCCGACCATCCGCTACACGGAAGTGGAACCCGAGAAGGTCTACAAGGTCGAGGGCCTGTCCATCACGCCCATCCGGGTGAACCATCTGGTGCCCTGCGTGGGCTACAAGGTGGAAGATGGCCACAGCGCCTTCATCTTCACCTCCGATACCGCGCCCACGGACCGCATCTATGAAATCGCCAACAAGACCCGTAACTTGAAACTTTTCATCACCGAAGCCAGCTTCCCCAACGAACAGGATTGGCTGGCGGAAGCCAGCAAACACATGACACCCAGGATGCTGGGCGAAGAGCTGAAAAAGCTGAAGACGGACGTGCCCGTAGGCATCTACCACCTGACGCCCGGAGATAAACCCGTGATGCTGCCCCAGATCCTCGCCATTCCCGACAAGCGGATCCGGATGCTGGAGCAGAACGCGGTGTTCAACTTTTAG
- the atpG gene encoding ATP synthase F1 subunit gamma — MAGLQDIRRRIRSVKNTQQVTKAMKMISAVKLRKSQERLVSLRPYADKMRAVTMSVVGRIKGHHLADELVLGPSAQAFLNPRDEKRIRVVLIASDKGLCGGFNANVLKKAHAFFEGRSKADVVLDVVGKRAADWARKNGFKANAEYLGIPLTGVERVSREVCDSAAGQYHSGEIDALYVIYNHFYSAVAQEPMVTKVFPLDLGTPANDGKSSVAHLLEPDPNTTLEALLPRFVETEMLRSLLESSASEHGARMAAMDKASNNAGDMIARLTLTMNKIRQASITNQIIEIVSGANA, encoded by the coding sequence ATGGCCGGTCTCCAGGACATTCGCCGCCGCATCCGGTCGGTGAAAAATACACAACAGGTCACGAAAGCGATGAAGATGATTTCCGCGGTGAAGCTGCGGAAATCCCAGGAGCGCCTCGTGTCCCTGCGGCCCTACGCGGACAAGATGCGGGCCGTGACCATGAGCGTGGTGGGCCGCATCAAGGGCCATCACCTTGCCGATGAACTGGTGCTGGGACCCTCGGCGCAGGCCTTCCTGAATCCCCGGGATGAAAAACGCATCCGGGTGGTGCTCATCGCATCCGACAAGGGCCTTTGCGGCGGCTTCAACGCCAATGTGCTGAAAAAGGCCCATGCCTTTTTCGAAGGCCGGAGCAAAGCCGACGTGGTCCTCGATGTGGTCGGCAAGCGCGCCGCCGATTGGGCGCGCAAGAACGGCTTCAAGGCCAACGCCGAGTACCTGGGCATCCCGCTCACAGGCGTGGAGCGGGTCTCGCGGGAGGTCTGCGACAGCGCCGCCGGGCAATACCACAGCGGCGAAATCGACGCGCTCTACGTGATCTACAACCATTTCTATTCCGCTGTCGCCCAGGAGCCCATGGTCACCAAGGTGTTCCCGCTGGACCTCGGCACGCCCGCCAACGACGGGAAAAGCAGTGTCGCCCACCTGCTCGAACCGGACCCCAACACCACGCTGGAGGCGCTACTGCCCCGCTTCGTGGAAACCGAAATGCTGCGCTCCCTGCTGGAGTCCAGCGCTTCGGAACATGGTGCCCGCATGGCCGCCATGGACAAGGCCAGCAACAACGCCGGCGACATGATCGCCCGGCTGACCCTCACCATGAACAAGATCCGCCAGGCCTCAATCACCAACCAGATCATCGAGATCGTATCCGGCGCCAACGCCTGA
- a CDS encoding tetratricopeptide repeat protein: MHMRSHLRYLLLDGFDPETGELALRVSAHGGDALGPQLLRLKLHLGRHGDALQPLRRELANLVQMPLPQLWDRGLKLFIRAIEDELNQPEGRDARRYMWVQTQILHPSDERRSTLNHPVQRQVEILWDWAQRLDQEGDGARAMELVERLLLLSPKHRSALEWLSTLLRDQGMVDEMLDVTERWLAVEPNNPDALLRRGEALVHLERPRDALDAFQAILKGNPLHAAAHLGAGQAASLQGSDPFPHLDAAMELDKDATLSVLRETFDFRVNSRLGDERGYILGDLPALLGVSAAEVRAFVQERHLPLSGEAVREVELTRWVGIQNRYQLLATGLHWSAPTPRSVPG, translated from the coding sequence ATGCATATGCGCTCCCACCTCCGATACCTATTGTTGGATGGATTCGATCCGGAAACGGGAGAGCTGGCGCTGCGGGTATCGGCCCATGGGGGCGACGCGCTGGGACCACAACTGTTGCGGCTCAAGCTGCACCTGGGCCGCCATGGCGATGCGCTGCAACCTCTGCGGCGGGAGCTGGCGAATCTTGTGCAGATGCCCCTGCCGCAGCTTTGGGATCGCGGCCTCAAGCTCTTCATCCGCGCCATCGAGGACGAGCTCAATCAGCCCGAGGGCCGCGATGCGCGCCGCTACATGTGGGTGCAGACGCAAATCCTGCATCCGTCCGATGAGCGGCGCAGCACCCTGAACCATCCCGTGCAGCGGCAGGTTGAAATTCTCTGGGATTGGGCCCAGCGCCTGGATCAGGAGGGCGATGGAGCCCGGGCCATGGAACTGGTGGAGCGCCTGCTGCTGCTTTCGCCCAAACACCGCAGCGCGCTCGAATGGCTATCGACGCTGCTGCGGGACCAGGGGATGGTCGATGAGATGCTCGATGTGACCGAGCGCTGGCTGGCGGTGGAACCCAACAATCCTGACGCCCTGCTGAGGCGGGGCGAGGCCCTGGTCCATCTGGAGCGGCCCCGGGACGCCCTTGATGCCTTCCAGGCCATCCTGAAAGGCAATCCGCTGCACGCCGCGGCGCACTTGGGCGCTGGCCAGGCAGCCAGCCTGCAGGGGAGCGATCCCTTTCCCCATCTCGACGCGGCCATGGAACTCGACAAAGACGCCACCCTTTCAGTGCTGCGGGAGACTTTCGACTTCAGGGTCAACAGCCGGCTCGGGGATGAGCGGGGCTACATCCTGGGGGATCTGCCGGCGCTGCTCGGCGTTTCCGCGGCGGAAGTGCGCGCATTCGTGCAGGAACGCCATCTCCCATTGAGCGGCGAGGCGGTCCGCGAGGTGGAACTCACCCGCTGGGTCGGCATCCAGAACCGCTACCAATTGCTGGCCACCGGCCTACACTGGTCCGCCCCGACGCCCCGGAGCGTGCCGGGGTGA
- the atpD gene encoding F0F1 ATP synthase subunit beta yields the protein MSNQLTGRVIAIVGPAVDVEFDAGLPEIMNALLTELVDGQGVKSTLTLEVQQHLGENRVRCVSMQPTEGMIRGQIVTDSGAPINVPVGPETLGRIMNVVGYPVDERGPIGHKMTLPIHRDAPKYDELNTSSEMFETGIKVIDLLEPYAKGGKTGLFGGAGVGKTVLIMELINNIAKGHGGYSVFAGVGERTREGNDLWHEMMDSGVIDKNDLSKSKVALIYGQMTEPPGARARVALSGLTVAEYFRDQEGKDVLLFIDNIFRFTQAGAEVSALLGRMPSAVGYQPTLATEMGQLQERITSTKQGSITSVQAVYVPADDYTDPAPATTFAHLDATTNLSREIASLGIYPAVDPLASSSRLLDPRILGDHHYNTAMRVKSILQKYKELQDIIAILGMDELSDDDKLVVARARKIQRFLSQPFFVAEQFTGMAGKYVKLEDSIKGFSEICDGKWDHLPEQAFYLVGTIEEAAEKAEKLAASV from the coding sequence ATGTCCAACCAGCTCACCGGCCGAGTTATCGCCATCGTCGGCCCCGCCGTGGACGTCGAATTCGACGCCGGCCTGCCAGAGATCATGAACGCGCTGCTGACGGAGCTCGTCGACGGCCAGGGCGTGAAGTCCACCCTCACGCTGGAAGTGCAGCAGCACCTGGGCGAGAACCGCGTGCGCTGCGTTTCCATGCAGCCCACGGAGGGCATGATCCGCGGCCAGATCGTGACCGATTCGGGCGCCCCCATCAACGTTCCTGTCGGGCCCGAGACCCTGGGCCGCATCATGAACGTGGTGGGCTACCCCGTGGACGAACGGGGCCCCATCGGCCACAAGATGACCCTTCCCATCCACCGCGATGCGCCCAAGTACGACGAACTGAACACGTCGTCTGAGATGTTCGAGACGGGCATCAAGGTCATCGACCTGCTGGAACCTTACGCCAAGGGCGGCAAGACGGGCCTCTTCGGCGGCGCCGGCGTGGGCAAGACGGTGCTCATCATGGAGCTCATCAACAACATCGCCAAGGGGCACGGCGGCTACTCGGTGTTCGCCGGGGTGGGCGAGCGCACCCGCGAGGGCAACGACCTCTGGCACGAGATGATGGACAGCGGCGTCATCGACAAGAACGACCTATCCAAGAGCAAGGTCGCGCTCATCTACGGCCAGATGACCGAGCCTCCCGGAGCCCGCGCCCGCGTGGCGCTTTCGGGCCTCACGGTGGCGGAATATTTCCGCGACCAGGAGGGCAAGGACGTGCTGCTCTTCATCGACAACATCTTCCGTTTCACGCAAGCGGGCGCAGAAGTCTCCGCATTGCTGGGCCGCATGCCTTCGGCCGTGGGCTACCAGCCCACCCTGGCCACGGAGATGGGCCAATTGCAGGAGCGCATCACGTCCACCAAGCAGGGCTCCATCACGTCCGTGCAGGCGGTCTACGTGCCCGCCGATGACTACACCGATCCCGCACCGGCCACCACCTTCGCCCACCTGGACGCCACCACGAACCTGAGCCGCGAGATCGCCTCCCTGGGCATCTACCCGGCCGTGGATCCGCTGGCCTCCAGCTCCCGCCTGCTGGATCCCCGCATCCTGGGCGACCACCACTACAACACCGCCATGCGCGTGAAATCCATCCTGCAGAAGTACAAGGAACTCCAGGACATCATCGCCATCCTTGGCATGGATGAACTGAGCGACGACGACAAGCTCGTGGTGGCCCGCGCCCGCAAGATCCAGCGCTTCCTCAGCCAGCCCTTCTTCGTGGCCGAGCAGTTCACGGGCATGGCCGGCAAGTACGTGAAGCTCGAGGACAGCATCAAGGGCTTCAGCGAGATCTGCGACGGCAAGTGGGACCACCTGCCGGAACAGGCTTTCTACCTGGTGGGGACCATCGAAGAGGCCGCCGAAAAGGCAGAAAAACTGGCAGCATCGGTTTAA
- the atpH gene encoding ATP synthase F1 subunit delta — translation MSNRLVANRYAKALVEIGDLHGDLVVLQHELSEVVALVRGNTDLQRLIANPLVLPTQKAYVFDAVMRQAGISMTLGNFFKVVTEGGRLGLIFEIEQAFNALVDKKAGVMEATVVSATPLSDQQAKQLTSALGRRTGKSIRLIQKQDPELIGGLKVQVGSTVLDASLQGQLHQLKTQLLSA, via the coding sequence GTGAGCAACCGCCTCGTCGCCAACCGCTACGCCAAGGCCCTGGTGGAAATCGGGGACCTGCACGGCGATCTGGTCGTCCTCCAACACGAATTGAGCGAAGTGGTCGCGCTGGTGCGCGGCAACACGGACCTCCAGAGGCTCATCGCCAACCCCTTGGTGCTGCCCACCCAAAAGGCCTATGTGTTCGACGCCGTGATGCGCCAGGCTGGCATCTCCATGACCCTGGGGAATTTCTTCAAGGTGGTCACGGAGGGCGGACGCCTGGGCCTGATCTTCGAAATCGAGCAGGCCTTCAACGCGCTGGTGGACAAGAAAGCCGGCGTGATGGAGGCCACGGTCGTATCCGCGACGCCTTTGAGCGATCAGCAGGCCAAGCAGCTCACCTCAGCCCTCGGCCGCCGCACGGGCAAGAGCATCCGCCTCATCCAAAAACAGGACCCGGAGCTCATCGGGGGCCTGAAGGTGCAGGTGGGCTCGACGGTGCTCGACGCTTCGCTCCAGGGCCAGCTGCACCAATTGAAGACCCAACTGCTTTCAGCTTGA
- the atpC gene encoding ATP synthase F1 subunit epsilon, with translation MSEPILLEVVTPNKRVFGAQVSGVSFPTADKGYYGILPGHTPVMTPLGQGLIYYLQEGHEHWLTVFGGFAEVGSDHVTILARDSETMDEIDLDRAEGARQRALKVLKEAQTESDLNAAQAALDRSIIRIQAGGHPGGHGF, from the coding sequence ATGTCCGAACCCATCCTTCTGGAAGTGGTCACGCCGAACAAGCGCGTCTTCGGCGCGCAGGTGTCGGGGGTCTCCTTTCCCACCGCCGACAAGGGCTACTACGGCATTCTTCCGGGGCATACGCCTGTCATGACGCCCCTCGGCCAGGGCCTCATCTACTACCTGCAGGAGGGGCATGAGCACTGGCTCACCGTTTTCGGCGGATTCGCCGAAGTGGGCTCGGACCACGTGACGATCCTGGCCCGGGACTCGGAAACCATGGATGAGATCGACCTGGACCGCGCCGAGGGCGCCCGCCAGCGGGCGCTGAAGGTCCTGAAGGAAGCCCAGACCGAGTCGGACCTGAATGCCGCCCAGGCCGCCCTGGACCGCAGCATCATCCGCATCCAGGCCGGCGGACACCCCGGCGGGCATGGGTTCTGA